From Terriglobales bacterium, a single genomic window includes:
- a CDS encoding undecaprenyl-diphosphate phosphatase, with protein MHDYAVSVLLGIVEGLTEFLPVSSTAHLRIVESLVGIDLASGYWKMYSIVIQLGAILAVPLYFRKRIAEFLRTFPRGERGDRTLVTHPLSLVMIAFVCTAVPSLLLTKLIGHNLERLTVMAWSLIAGGAVMWLVDAYYGAPVTPHETQTIEQVTLGQAVWVGACQVLSAVFPGTSRSMATIAAGQVGGMSRAAALEFSFFLAMPTMAAATLYDLYKSLRGSGEIGAAPANAHEWTVLAIGFLVSFVVALGVVHWFMRWVRTRGFLPFAIYRMAAGVFVLWWAARG; from the coding sequence ATGCACGATTACGCAGTCTCCGTATTGCTGGGCATCGTCGAGGGGCTGACCGAGTTTTTGCCGGTGAGCTCGACGGCGCACCTGCGCATCGTCGAGTCGCTGGTCGGGATCGACCTCGCCAGCGGCTACTGGAAGATGTACTCCATCGTGATCCAGCTGGGCGCGATCCTGGCGGTGCCGCTGTACTTCCGCAAGCGCATCGCGGAGTTCCTGCGCACGTTTCCGCGCGGCGAGCGGGGCGATAGGACGCTGGTGACGCATCCGCTGTCGCTGGTGATGATCGCGTTCGTGTGCACGGCGGTGCCTTCCCTGCTGCTGACCAAGCTCATCGGGCACAACCTGGAGCGGCTCACGGTGATGGCGTGGTCGCTGATCGCGGGCGGCGCGGTGATGTGGCTGGTGGACGCCTACTATGGCGCGCCGGTCACGCCGCACGAGACGCAGACCATCGAGCAAGTCACGCTCGGGCAGGCGGTGTGGGTGGGCGCATGCCAGGTGCTGTCCGCGGTATTTCCCGGGACGTCGCGCTCGATGGCGACCATCGCCGCCGGGCAGGTGGGCGGGATGTCGCGCGCGGCCGCGCTCGAGTTCAGCTTCTTCCTCGCCATGCCGACGATGGCGGCGGCAACGCTCTACGACCTCTACAAGTCGCTGCGCGGCTCGGGCGAAATCGGGGCGGCGCCGGCGAACGCGCACGAGTGGACGGTGCTGGCCATCGGGTTCCTGGTGTCGTTCGTGGTCGCGCTGGGCGTGGTGCACTGGTTCATGCGCTGGGTGCGGACGCGCGGCTTCCTGCCGTTCGCCATCTACCGCATGGCGGCGGGAGTGTTCGTGCTGTGGTGGGCGGCGCGGGGGTAG